The proteins below are encoded in one region of Colletotrichum lupini chromosome 5, complete sequence:
- a CDS encoding E3 ubiquitin-protein ligase hulA, translated as MMPGSPTQPPSNEFVVPKLILRATTINTNFNAVIAADGLYKRDVFRFPDPFAVITVNGDQTKTTSAQKRTLNPYWNESFDLNVNEDTILAVQVFDQKKFKKKDQGFLGVINVRIGDVIELAPDADDQMLTRDLKKSTDNLVVHGKLIVNLSTNLTTPARAGQASSSRPSLVPPAQGSSLSTLSAPAADARPGSAMGVPNGGPAPGSQVNLPHRPASMTSTGPPPAANGGPPPARNSSTLSPFEDAQGRLPAGWERREDNLGRTYYVDHNTRTTSWNRPTVAGAVEQRNDREAATQVERQRHQNRTLPEDRTGASSPTLQAQQAAAQSANNATMMHTGATSPGTGELPPGWEQRWTPEGRPYFVDHNTRTTTWVDPRRQQYIRMYGGQNAQNGTIQQQPVSQLGPLPSGWEMRLTNTARVYFVDHNTKTTTWDDPRLPSSLDQNVPQYKRDFRRKLIYFRSQPAMRILSGQCHIKVRRSHIFEDSFAEITRQSATDLKKRLMIKFDGEDGLDYGGLSREFFFLLSHEMFNPFYCLFEYSAHDNYTLQINPHSGINPEHLNYFKFIGRVVGLAIFHRRFLDAFFIGALYKMILGKSVVLADMEGVDADFHRSLQWMLDNDISGGILEQTFSTEDERFGVMTVEDLIPGGRDIDVTNENKKEYVDLMVKWRIEKRIAEQFQAFKDGFHELIPQDLVNVFDERELELLIGGIAEIDVDDWKKHTDYRGYTESDEVIQFFWQTIRSWDGEQKSRLLQFATGTSRIPVNGFKDLQGSDGPRRFTIEKAGEINNLPKAHTCFNRLDLPPYKSLEMLQQKLTIAVEETMGFGQE; from the exons ATGATGCCGGGCAGCCCAA CCCAACCTCCGAGTAACGAGTTCGTCGTCCCCAAGTTGATCCTCCGCGCAACGACCATCAATACTAACTTCAACGCAGTCATCGCCGCCGATGGCTTGTACAAGCGAGATGTCTTCC GGTTTCCGGATCCCTTCGCCGTCATCACCGTCAACGGAGACCAGACCAAGACTACGAGTGCACAGAAACGAACTTTGAACCCATACTGGAACGAGAGCTTCGACCT CAACGTGAACGAAGACACCATTCTCGCGGTTCAGGTATTTGACCAAAAGAAGTTCAAGAAGAAGGACCAAGGTTTCCTTGGCGTAATCAACGTTAGGATTGGCGATGTGATTGAGCTGGCACCGGACGCTGATG ATCAAATGCTCACGCGAGACCTCAAGAAGTCGACCGATAACTTAGTTGTGCACGGCAAGCTGATCGTAAACCTGTCAACAAACCTCACCACACCCGCGCGGGCCGGGCAAGCATCATCAAGCCGTCCCTCACTCGTCCCGCCTGCCCAAGGGTCCAGCCTTTCGACGCTCTCGGCCCCGGCGGCTGACGCTAGACCGGGCTCGGCCATGGGTGTTCCGAATGGCGGCCCAGCTCCTGGTTCTCAAGTAAACCTGCCGCACCGACCTGCGAGTATGACTTCCACCGGTCCCCCTCCGGCCGCCAATGGTGGCCCGCCTCCGGCACGCAACTCTAGCACACTGAGCCCCTTCGAGGATGCGCAAGGGCGCTTGCCGGCCGGCTGGGAACGCCGAGAGGATAACCTTGGCCGCACATATTATGTTGATCACAACACCAGAACCACGAGTTGGAACAGACCGACCGTTGCGGGAGCTGTGGAACAGAGGAACGATCGTGAAGCCGCAACTCAAGTAGAGCGCCAGAGACACCAGAACCGAACCCTCCCCGAGGATCGAACCGGCGCGAGCTCCCCGACTTTGCAAGCTCAGCAAGCAGCCGCTCAAAGCGCAAACAACGCTACGATGATGCACACTGGAGCAACGAGTCCGGGCACTGGCGAGCTGCCGCCTGGTTGGGAACAGAGATGGACTCCAGAAGGTCGCCCGTACTTCGTGGACCACAACACTCGTACGACTACCTGGGTTGACCCCCGCCGCCAGCAGTACATCCGTATGTATGGAGGCCAGAATGCCCAGAATGGCACCATCCAGCAACAACCCGTCTCTCAATTGGGACCTCTGCCAAGTGGTTGGGAGATGCGTCTCACGAACACTGCTCGAGTGTATTTCGTGGACCACAACACAAAGACAACAACGTGGGACGACCCTCGTTTGCCGTCATCCCTGGATCAGAACGTACCGCAGTACAAGCGCGACTTCAGAAGGAAACTCATTTACTTCCGCTCGCAACCTGCGATGCGCATCCTTTCCGGACAGTGCCACATCAAGGTGCGGCGGTCTCATATCTTTGAGGACTCCTTTGCAGAAATCACTCGGCAGTCTGCTACTGATTTGAAGAAGCGTCTCATGATCAAATTCGATGGTGAGGATGGTTTGGATTATGGTGGTCTGTCCAGAGAATTCTTCTTCCTTCTCTCCCACGAGATGTTCAACCCGTTCTACTGCCTGTTCGAGTACTCCGCCCACGACAACTACACCCTTCAAATCAACCCCCACTCCGGTATCAACCCCGAGCATCTGAACTACTTCAAGTTCATTGGTCGTGTTGTTGGTCTGGCGATTTTCCACCGTCGTTTCCTCGATGCCTTCTTCATCGGAGCCCTGTACAAGATGATCCTGGGCAAGTCGGTCGTTCTAGCCGACATGGAAGGTGTGGATGCCGACTTCCATCGCTCTCTGCAGTGGATGCTTGACAACGACATTTCTGGAGGAATTCTGGAACAGACATTCTCCACTGAGGACGAGCGCTTCGGCGTTATGACCGTGGAGGACCTCATTCCCGGCGGTCGCGACATCGACGTCACGAACGAGAACAAGAAGGAGTACGTTGATCTCATGGTGAAGTGGAGAATCGAGAAACGTATTGCGGAGCAATTCCAAGCCTTCAAGGATGGCTTCCACGAGCTCATCCCTCAGGACTTGGTCAACGTTTTCGATGAACGTGAGCTTGAGTTGCTCATTGGTGGTATTGCTGAGATTGATGTGGATGATTGGAAGAAGCACACCGATTACCGCGGATACACAGAGTCGGACGAGGTCATTCAGTTCTTCTGGCAGACGATTCGTTCATGGGATGGAGAGCAGAAGTCGCGTCTACTTCAATTCGCGACGGGTACATCGCGTATCCCGGTCAACGGTTTCAAGGATTTGCAAGGAAGTGACGGTCCCAGAAGATTTACAATCGAAAAGGCTGGAGAGATTAACAATCTTCCCAAGGCGCACACATG TTTCAACCGACTGGACCTGCCGCCATACAAGAGTCTGGAAATGCTCCAGCAGAAGCTTACAATTGCCGTTGAAGAGACTATGGGCTTCGGTCAAGAATAG
- a CDS encoding RNA recognition domain-containing protein, translating to MADVKPEDTPVEDHNVENNSVGEEDGHDEEEISAMKRRVAEMEEEAAKLREMQASLDQQSRELSENKEDIDSRSIFVGNVDYSASPEEIQAHFQSCGSINRVTILLDKFTGQPKGYAYVEFTEPSLVAQALVLNESVFKGRNLKVVPKRTNIPGMSRGRGRGGGRGGRGGFGGRGGFPPRGGYRGGYRGRGRGGYTPY from the exons ATGGCGGACGTCAAGCCCGAGGATACCCCTGTGGAGGACCACAACGTCGAGAACAACAGCGTCGGCGAGGAAGATGGCCACGATGAG GAGGAGATCTCTGCGATGAAGAGGCGGGTAGCCGAGATGGAAGAGGAGGCCGCCAAGTTGCGCGAAATGCAAGCCAGCCTCGACCAACAGAGCCGGGAACTTTCAGAGAACAAGGAGGATATCGACAGCCGCAGTATCTTTGTCGGCAACGTCGACTACTCTGCCTCGCCCGAGGAGATTCAAGCTCACTTCCAGAGCTGTGGCTCTATCAACCGCGTCACCATTTTGTTGGACAAGTTCACTGGACAGCCCAAGGG ATATGCCTACGTCGAGTTCACCGAGCCCAGCCTCGTTGCCCAGGCCCTGGTCCTCAACGAGAGCGTCTTCAAGGGCCGCAACCTCAAGGTCGTCCCCAAGCGCACCAATATCCCCGGCATGTCTCGTGGCCGCGGTCGTGGCGGCGGGAGAGGAGGTCGCGGCGGCTTTGGCGGCCGTGGCGGTTTCCCGCCTCGCGGTGGCTACCGTGGAGGCTACCGCGGCCGGGGCAGAGGAGGATACACCCCTTATTAG